A section of the Roseivirga sp. BDSF3-8 genome encodes:
- a CDS encoding Fpg/Nei family DNA glycosylase: MPELPEVETFKTYFDATSLHQKISKIETDDPVVLSAPADEIKKAAVGQSFEKTERIGKYLFAHLSSGKVLVFHFGMTGHLRYFKDKEDTPKYTQILFSFQEGFHLSFIIKRKFARLGLADTIEEYRRKKKLGTDATELTPSELGEAFSGRKVAVKTVLMDQSVAAGVGNWIADDVLFQIGMHPEKPANELTKDEVEKVYNKLQDILKLAIEKDAHYSEFPDYYLVNHRSKKAKCPHCGKPLQNIKVGGRSTYFCPARQKPD, translated from the coding sequence ATGCCCGAATTACCCGAGGTAGAGACTTTCAAAACGTATTTCGATGCCACCTCATTGCATCAGAAAATCAGTAAAATAGAAACTGACGATCCTGTGGTACTAAGTGCCCCCGCCGATGAGATCAAAAAAGCTGCCGTAGGCCAATCATTCGAAAAGACAGAAAGAATAGGGAAGTACCTCTTTGCCCACCTATCTTCAGGTAAGGTCCTTGTTTTTCACTTCGGTATGACCGGACATCTCCGATATTTTAAGGATAAGGAAGATACCCCCAAATACACCCAGATACTCTTCTCTTTTCAGGAGGGTTTTCACCTGTCATTCATCATCAAAAGAAAATTTGCCCGGTTGGGGCTCGCAGATACTATAGAAGAATATCGGAGAAAGAAGAAGCTGGGTACCGATGCGACAGAACTTACCCCTTCAGAATTGGGGGAAGCTTTTTCAGGTAGGAAAGTAGCCGTTAAAACCGTACTGATGGACCAGTCAGTAGCCGCGGGCGTAGGCAACTGGATTGCCGATGATGTCCTGTTCCAAATAGGCATGCACCCCGAAAAGCCAGCCAATGAACTCACTAAAGATGAGGTCGAAAAAGTCTACAACAAGCTACAGGACATCCTAAAGCTCGCTATTGAGAAAGATGCCCACTACAGTGAATTTCCTGATTATTACCTCGTCAATCATCGAAGTAAAAAGGCAAAATGTCCCCACTGCGGTAAGCCCTTGCAAAACATAAAGGTCGGTGGCCGTAGTACCTATTTCTGCCCAGCCAGGCAAAAGCCGGACTAG
- a CDS encoding DUF4270 family protein, with translation MNLWGKKTYGLAVITLLALFMSSCKEESPIGTELEPNKNNVGVAQVEIPVLYDNVKIDSILSADLRRNNQSSSFSRILLGKVQDPNVGTTTLETYVTFEIRDGNRRLFPARDSTSTSLELRLAITDATGNLSQDQSFDIYEVFNEIEINKNYYTTEREGFLPGQEPIASFTLSELDTVDFEEGEIQEALLTLNRDLERRLFDLAADTSKTIFVSDITLRDNFKGIVIVPRDDNSAIVSLDRDLLSLTLNYYWLSDNTDEDGNVVQTDTVEEFTLLGPEKAYFNAEVDPIMPFQGLSGSGRQVVDTQDQFAYLAPPLGAYPRLNFENIKLFKDTASTENIAVNLAQLILSGIENAPTTPKPRILSIGVTNDDLTFVNSTSSVLGNESVSPLMVANESAVILSGSSPLAYTTSSAIRMELSEDGSEYVGDITSLVQQLMRQDSLKVAFSRVGESTNEIDSVYVGYNDYLLIPQSGITGGLEIDPGTDSTASTAKVTGVYPIYNTVRTVKFDGSRFKLKIYYTTID, from the coding sequence ATGAACTTGTGGGGTAAGAAAACCTATGGGCTGGCAGTTATTACACTGCTAGCCCTTTTTATGTCTTCTTGTAAAGAAGAATCGCCGATAGGCACAGAACTTGAACCAAATAAAAATAACGTAGGGGTAGCACAGGTAGAAATACCGGTACTTTATGATAATGTAAAAATCGATTCTATCCTCTCTGCTGACCTTAGAAGGAATAACCAATCAAGCAGCTTTTCAAGGATACTTTTAGGAAAAGTTCAGGACCCGAATGTGGGCACCACCACACTTGAAACATATGTGACTTTCGAAATCCGGGATGGTAACAGGAGGCTGTTCCCTGCGCGGGATTCAACCTCGACAAGCCTTGAACTCCGTCTGGCTATAACTGATGCTACCGGCAATTTGAGCCAGGACCAGTCCTTCGATATCTATGAGGTATTTAACGAAATAGAGATAAACAAAAACTACTATACTACTGAGAGGGAGGGATTTCTACCTGGTCAGGAGCCTATAGCTAGTTTTACTCTTTCGGAGCTGGATACGGTTGATTTTGAAGAAGGTGAAATTCAAGAGGCACTGTTAACTCTAAACAGGGACCTGGAAAGGCGTTTGTTTGACTTAGCTGCCGATACATCCAAAACGATATTTGTCTCTGATATAACGCTAAGAGATAACTTCAAAGGCATTGTAATTGTCCCTCGTGATGATAACTCAGCCATTGTCAGTTTAGACAGGGACCTTTTGTCTCTTACATTAAATTACTATTGGTTGTCTGATAATACAGATGAGGACGGAAATGTGGTCCAAACAGACACGGTAGAAGAGTTCACGCTGCTTGGACCTGAGAAGGCCTACTTCAACGCCGAGGTAGATCCTATTATGCCCTTTCAGGGATTATCAGGGAGCGGAAGGCAAGTAGTAGATACTCAGGATCAGTTTGCTTACCTGGCACCGCCCTTAGGGGCCTATCCCAGGCTTAATTTCGAAAATATTAAGTTATTTAAAGATACAGCAAGCACGGAAAATATTGCTGTGAATCTGGCGCAGCTAATATTAAGTGGAATAGAAAACGCCCCGACAACGCCAAAACCGAGGATTCTCTCTATAGGTGTTACTAATGATGATCTGACCTTTGTTAATTCTACTTCGTCTGTATTAGGCAATGAGAGTGTCAGCCCCCTGATGGTAGCCAATGAGTCCGCAGTGATCCTGTCAGGATCTTCGCCGCTCGCATACACCACAAGCTCAGCTATCAGAATGGAACTGTCCGAAGATGGGTCGGAGTATGTGGGTGATATAACCAGCCTGGTACAGCAGCTGATGAGACAGGACTCTTTAAAGGTTGCTTTCAGCAGGGTCGGAGAATCCACTAATGAAATTGACTCAGTTTATGTGGGTTATAATGATTATCTTCTTATTCCCCAATCAGGTATCACGGGTGGTTTAGAGATAGACCCAGGAACTGACTCTACTGCTTCCACAGCTAAGGTTACAGGCGTGTATCCGATATATAATACTGTGAGAACTGTGAAGTTTGACGGTAGCCGTTTCAAGCTTAAGATTTACTATACGACAATCGATTAA
- a CDS encoding 3-hydroxyacyl-CoA dehydrogenase family protein, which produces MNVLVLAREEIVPEFKSMFKDSEGWAFADSYAGISSELDKAGVVFDFLAEESPENLEAYLHRDGLVVFLSIPKSSLAELQYFTGEAACTFFGFNGLPTMLDRDRLEVSMLEESHRTLLNDTCKSLGIETYVVEDRVGMVTPRVVCMIINEAFYTIQEGTASRQDIDTAMKLGTNYPMGPFEWCSKMGLDNVYELLEALYNDTHDERYKICPLLKREYLLLS; this is translated from the coding sequence ATGAATGTACTCGTTCTGGCCCGGGAGGAAATTGTCCCCGAATTTAAATCTATGTTCAAAGACAGTGAGGGTTGGGCTTTTGCAGATAGTTACGCCGGTATTTCGTCTGAGCTTGATAAGGCCGGGGTAGTGTTTGATTTTCTGGCCGAAGAAAGCCCTGAAAACCTTGAAGCATACCTACATAGAGATGGCCTGGTTGTATTTTTAAGTATTCCTAAAAGCAGTCTTGCAGAGCTGCAGTATTTTACCGGAGAAGCAGCCTGTACCTTTTTTGGGTTCAATGGGCTCCCCACCATGCTCGATCGGGACCGGCTCGAGGTGAGCATGCTTGAGGAAAGCCACAGAACATTGCTAAATGACACCTGCAAAAGCCTGGGTATTGAAACCTATGTAGTGGAGGACCGGGTAGGAATGGTTACACCCCGGGTGGTCTGCATGATCATTAATGAAGCTTTTTATACGATTCAGGAAGGTACTGCGAGCCGCCAGGATATTGATACAGCAATGAAACTAGGCACCAATTACCCCATGGGGCCTTTTGAATGGTGTAGCAAAATGGGCCTGGATAATGTATACGAGCTGCTTGAGGCTCTATACAATGATACCCACGATGAACGGTATAAGATATGCCCTCTCTTAAAGCGGGAATACCTGCTCCTTAGTTAA
- a CDS encoding TIGR00266 family protein — protein MHAHEIDYKILGESIQVAEIILDPGEAVIAEAGAMLYMDDGIRFETKMGDGSEPNQGFLGKLVSAGARVISGESVFVTRFTNDGASRAKVAFAAPFPGSIIPLDLSQLYNNQVVVQKDAFLCAALGTKISISMSKKLGAGLFGEGFVFQKLSGDGMAFMHAGGMILEKQLDNETLRVDTGCLVGMESSVDYSIDRAGGLKSMLFGGEGLFLTTLKGSGKVWLQSLPLGRLVETIGGGGKNKDKGEGSAISDFLE, from the coding sequence ATGCACGCACACGAAATAGACTATAAGATCCTGGGTGAATCAATCCAGGTAGCAGAAATTATACTTGACCCCGGTGAAGCTGTTATAGCAGAAGCCGGGGCCATGTTGTATATGGACGACGGTATCCGGTTTGAAACCAAAATGGGTGATGGATCGGAGCCAAACCAGGGGTTTCTGGGCAAACTGGTATCGGCTGGTGCACGGGTGATTAGCGGTGAATCGGTATTTGTAACCCGGTTTACAAATGACGGCGCCTCCCGGGCTAAAGTAGCTTTTGCCGCCCCTTTTCCCGGCTCAATCATCCCATTGGACCTGAGCCAATTATACAACAACCAGGTAGTGGTACAAAAGGACGCTTTTCTATGCGCGGCATTGGGCACCAAGATTTCCATATCCATGAGTAAAAAATTGGGTGCCGGCTTATTTGGGGAAGGCTTTGTATTTCAGAAACTAAGCGGCGACGGGATGGCCTTTATGCATGCAGGGGGTATGATCCTGGAGAAGCAACTGGATAACGAAACGCTCCGGGTAGATACCGGATGTCTTGTAGGGATGGAGTCTTCTGTAGACTATTCTATTGATCGTGCCGGCGGACTGAAGAGTATGCTTTTTGGCGGTGAGGGCCTGTTTCTTACCACTCTCAAAGGGTCAGGTAAAGTTTGGCTACAGTCTCTACCGCTTGGGCGTTTAGTAGAAACTATAGGCGGAGGAGGTAAAAACAAAGACAAAGGGGAAGGCTCGGCCATCTCTGACTTCCTGGAGTAA
- a CDS encoding RidA family protein — translation MAKSIIRTQDAPAPIGPYSQAVLAGNTLYVSGQIALDPDSGELINDNITEETHAVMKNMEAVLAAAGMSFSNVVKCSIFVKDMGQFTTINEAYGQYFADAPPARETVEVARLPKDVNVEISCIAVQ, via the coding sequence ATGGCTAAGTCAATCATCCGTACGCAGGACGCACCTGCCCCTATAGGCCCTTACAGCCAAGCTGTATTAGCTGGCAACACATTATATGTTTCCGGTCAGATAGCTCTTGACCCTGACTCCGGCGAGTTGATCAATGATAATATCACGGAAGAAACTCACGCGGTAATGAAAAATATGGAAGCTGTGCTGGCTGCGGCAGGCATGTCTTTCTCTAATGTGGTAAAGTGCTCAATCTTTGTAAAGGACATGGGGCAATTTACCACAATCAATGAGGCCTACGGGCAATACTTTGCAGATGCTCCGCCTGCTCGCGAAACGGTTGAAGTGGCAAGGCTGCCAAAGGATGTGAACGTGGAGATATCCTGTATAGCTGTACAGTAA
- the glmS gene encoding glutamine--fructose-6-phosphate transaminase (isomerizing): protein MCGIVGYVGHRKASDVIIKGLKRLEYRGYDSAGIALMNNGLQVYKKKGKVADLEEVLEGANLNSTIGIGHTRWATHGEPNDVNAHPHYSSTKNLAIIHNGIIENYSSLKQDLENHGHEFQSETDSEVFIHFIEHIQKANDCPLEEAVRLALTKVVGAYAIVIMSADNPDLLIAARKGSPLVIGLGNKEFFLASDATPIIEYTNEVVYLNDYEIAIIDNGTMRIKNTQDVPMHPYIQTLNLELEAIEKGGYEHFMLKEIFEQPKSTGDCMRGRLNASKGHLVLGGIREYANKLISAERIIMVACGTSWHACLVAEYIFEEFCRIPVEVEYASEFRYRNPIIREGDVVVAVSQSGETADTLAAIELAKSKGAIIFGVCNVVGSSIARTSHEGAYTHAGPEIGVASTKAFTAQLTVLTMIALRVAHKKGSITERKYHELLVELENIPGKIEKALSLNDKIKYMSDLFKDARNFLYLGRGYNFPVALEGALKLKEISYIHAEGYPAAEMKHGPIALIDEEMPVVFIATRDSSYDKVVSNIQEVKARKGIVIAVVTEGDALIPKMADHVIEVPAVNEALMPMVSVIPLQLLSYHIAVMRGCNVDQPRNLAKSVTVE, encoded by the coding sequence ATGTGTGGAATCGTCGGATATGTAGGGCATAGAAAGGCCAGCGATGTTATCATTAAAGGCCTGAAAAGGCTGGAATACCGGGGCTATGACAGTGCTGGTATTGCCTTAATGAACAATGGTCTTCAGGTCTACAAGAAAAAGGGTAAGGTAGCTGACCTCGAAGAGGTACTTGAGGGCGCAAACCTAAACAGCACTATTGGCATTGGGCATACTCGCTGGGCAACCCATGGTGAGCCAAACGATGTTAATGCACACCCTCACTACTCTTCTACTAAAAACCTGGCCATTATTCATAATGGCATTATTGAGAACTATAGCTCTCTGAAGCAGGACCTTGAAAACCATGGTCACGAATTTCAGAGTGAGACGGACTCAGAGGTATTTATTCACTTCATTGAACATATTCAGAAGGCAAATGATTGTCCGCTGGAAGAAGCGGTAAGGCTGGCGCTGACCAAGGTAGTAGGAGCTTATGCCATCGTGATCATGTCCGCTGATAACCCTGACCTACTGATAGCGGCCCGTAAAGGCAGCCCACTTGTAATCGGACTGGGGAATAAGGAGTTTTTCCTTGCCTCTGACGCGACACCCATTATTGAATACACTAATGAGGTGGTTTATTTGAATGATTACGAGATAGCAATCATTGATAATGGCACCATGCGTATTAAAAATACGCAGGATGTGCCCATGCACCCTTATATTCAGACGCTTAATCTGGAGCTTGAGGCGATCGAAAAAGGTGGCTATGAGCACTTTATGCTCAAAGAGATTTTTGAGCAGCCTAAATCTACAGGTGACTGTATGAGAGGCCGCCTGAATGCTTCAAAGGGCCACCTGGTTCTTGGAGGAATCCGGGAGTATGCTAATAAGCTAATCTCTGCTGAACGTATTATAATGGTTGCATGTGGTACCAGCTGGCATGCATGCCTGGTGGCAGAATATATCTTTGAAGAGTTTTGCCGAATACCGGTAGAGGTTGAGTACGCCTCTGAGTTCAGGTATCGTAACCCAATCATCCGTGAAGGGGATGTGGTAGTAGCCGTAAGCCAATCCGGTGAAACAGCAGATACTCTTGCAGCCATTGAGCTGGCAAAGAGTAAAGGCGCAATTATTTTCGGCGTTTGTAATGTGGTAGGGTCCAGTATCGCCCGCACCTCACATGAGGGTGCTTATACACATGCTGGCCCTGAGATAGGTGTGGCAAGTACAAAGGCATTCACAGCGCAGCTTACTGTACTTACAATGATTGCCTTAAGGGTAGCTCACAAAAAGGGCTCTATTACAGAGCGAAAGTACCATGAATTACTGGTAGAGCTTGAAAATATACCTGGCAAAATTGAAAAGGCGCTAAGCCTGAATGATAAGATCAAGTATATGAGTGACCTGTTTAAGGACGCTCGTAACTTCCTGTATCTAGGTCGGGGGTATAATTTCCCGGTAGCCCTGGAAGGAGCCCTTAAGTTAAAAGAGATCAGCTACATTCATGCGGAGGGTTATCCTGCTGCTGAAATGAAGCACGGCCCGATAGCACTTATAGATGAGGAGATGCCAGTGGTATTTATTGCTACACGGGACAGCTCTTATGATAAGGTGGTGAGTAACATCCAGGAGGTGAAAGCACGGAAAGGAATCGTTATCGCTGTGGTGACGGAAGGTGATGCCCTTATTCCTAAAATGGCCGACCATGTGATAGAGGTGCCTGCGGTTAATGAGGCCCTGATGCCGATGGTTTCGGTGATTCCGTTACAGCTGCTTTCCTACCACATTGCCGTTATGCGCGGGTGTAATGTAGATCAACCCCGTAATTTGGCCAAGTCCGTCACGGTGGAGTAG
- a CDS encoding lipocalin family protein encodes MNCSVNLIIATLTIICFMSGFQDPPQPARELVGRWNMRELYENGNDVTNEHNPAGNRYAVFNEDGTFESGGDPYGKNSGKWLLEETPEGLLLYLDSDAGSGDDSYWLITLEGKNMQWRGARSEFTKRFVVNLTKADS; translated from the coding sequence ATGAATTGCTCTGTAAACCTAATTATCGCTACCCTTACCATCATATGTTTCATGTCTGGTTTTCAGGACCCCCCACAACCAGCCAGGGAATTAGTCGGTCGATGGAATATGCGGGAACTTTACGAGAATGGAAACGATGTGACCAACGAGCACAATCCGGCTGGAAACCGCTATGCCGTTTTTAATGAAGATGGCACCTTTGAAAGCGGAGGGGACCCTTACGGAAAAAATTCAGGTAAGTGGCTGCTGGAGGAAACCCCGGAAGGTCTACTGCTTTACCTTGATAGTGATGCAGGCAGCGGAGATGACAGCTACTGGCTTATAACGCTGGAAGGGAAAAATATGCAATGGAGAGGGGCCCGCTCAGAGTTTACAAAAAGATTCGTGGTTAATCTTACAAAGGCAGATTCCTGA
- a CDS encoding isoprenylcysteine carboxylmethyltransferase family protein: MEQTTSLGWHSGHLLIAGLWVAYFSFHSLLASRHVKAYLLRAMPFLAGRYRLIYNLIALFTIIPVLLAGAVIQGPRLLPPNDFLRYLAMFFATWGVIVVRLAFKVFDFRQFIGFSPYTEDDEKELKKEGILSKIRHPIYAGALLIVIGYALFAPTITNWIICFISVVYIFIGIRIEEKRLMDRFGIEYKEYKEKVPALIPRLGR; encoded by the coding sequence ATGGAGCAAACTACCTCATTAGGCTGGCACAGTGGACACCTGCTTATCGCAGGCCTCTGGGTGGCTTACTTTTCATTTCATAGCCTGCTTGCCAGCCGTCATGTCAAAGCATACCTACTTAGGGCAATGCCCTTTCTTGCAGGGCGCTACCGGCTCATTTATAACCTGATTGCCTTGTTTACCATCATCCCTGTTTTGCTTGCTGGTGCCGTGATTCAGGGACCCCGACTCCTTCCCCCCAATGACTTTTTACGCTATCTGGCAATGTTCTTTGCCACCTGGGGCGTAATAGTAGTCCGGCTCGCTTTTAAGGTTTTCGACTTCCGCCAGTTTATCGGATTCAGCCCGTATACCGAAGACGATGAAAAAGAACTGAAAAAGGAAGGTATCTTATCAAAAATACGCCACCCAATTTATGCAGGGGCGCTGCTCATCGTAATAGGTTATGCCCTGTTTGCCCCCACCATCACCAATTGGATCATCTGCTTTATTAGTGTGGTCTATATTTTTATAGGCATAAGAATAGAAGAAAAGCGGCTTATGGACCGCTTTGGAATTGAGTACAAAGAATATAAAGAGAAAGTCCCAGCCCTCATTCCCAGGCTGGGCAGGTGA
- a CDS encoding glycogen/starch synthase codes for MSKLRILYVANEINPFLQTSEVAEFVRKLPQAMQERGMEIRILVPRFGTINERKNRLHEVVRLSGINISVGDEEKPLVIKVASIPNAKLQVYFIDNEDYFHRKHVFFDKENKFFEDNDERAIFFCKGVIETVRKLGWAPDIVHCNDWMTSLVPMYLKTTYKNDPLFANTKTVFTVYNNEFTHKFSENLIDKVKMIDIEDSMLTHLESADLEGFIRIGMQYSDLVIKSGENFNERMEDVFSEFTDKKIEEIDADQDYLESYYNLYNELVG; via the coding sequence ATGTCAAAACTTCGCATTCTTTATGTAGCCAACGAAATCAATCCTTTTCTACAGACATCCGAAGTGGCCGAGTTTGTCCGTAAGCTTCCTCAGGCAATGCAGGAGCGCGGAATGGAAATAAGAATTCTCGTGCCTCGTTTCGGAACGATCAATGAAAGGAAGAACCGGCTACATGAAGTGGTAAGACTTTCGGGTATAAATATTTCAGTTGGTGATGAAGAAAAGCCTTTGGTTATCAAAGTAGCTTCTATTCCTAATGCCAAACTCCAGGTTTACTTTATTGATAACGAAGATTACTTCCACCGGAAGCATGTGTTCTTCGATAAAGAAAATAAATTTTTCGAAGACAATGACGAGCGGGCAATCTTTTTCTGTAAAGGCGTTATAGAAACAGTACGTAAACTGGGTTGGGCTCCTGACATTGTACACTGCAATGACTGGATGACCAGCCTCGTACCTATGTACTTGAAAACGACTTACAAAAACGATCCTCTTTTTGCTAATACCAAGACGGTATTTACTGTCTACAACAATGAGTTCACTCATAAATTTAGCGAAAATCTGATCGATAAGGTCAAAATGATCGACATAGAAGACAGTATGCTTACACACCTTGAATCCGCAGATCTTGAAGGATTCATTCGTATTGGCATGCAGTACAGCGATCTGGTGATTAAGTCAGGAGAGAATTTCAATGAGCGCATGGAAGATGTGTTTAGCGAATTCACAGATAAAAAGATAGAGGAAATTGACGCAGACCAAGATTACCTGGAATCATACTATAATTTGTATAATGAACTTGTGGGGTAA
- the gltX gene encoding glutamate--tRNA ligase → MNKEVRVRFAPSPTGALHIGGVRTALYNYLFARKSGGKMLLRIEDTDQTRYVPGTEEYIMEALDWLGIKMDEGIKEGGEYGPYRQSERKEHYRQYAEKLVEEGNAYYAFDTPEELDAMRERLKAARVDQPQYNAITRTTMKNSLTLSAEEVKQRIDSGEPYVIRLKVPKKEEVRLNDMVRGWVMVHSTAIDDKILMKSDGMPTYHLANVVDDHMMGITHVIRGEEWLPSAPLHVLLYRFLGWEDSMPQFAHLPLILKPDGNGKLSKRDAEKHGFPIFPLEWTEPETGEKVEGFREFGFLPEASINFLAFLGWNPGTEQEIFSMDELIEAFSIERIGKSGTKFDIDKAKWYNEQYIKTKSGEQLAGYLRESLNQEGIEASDERIIRVCEIMKERVTFPGQFWTDAKFLFVTPDSYDEKVVKKKWTDEAVLALTEYKKALADVDNLTPETAKSVLTETLEKNNIKMGRVMQAVRLAITGKGAGPDLMDIISILGKDEVILRIDNALSKLEGQVISK, encoded by the coding sequence ATGAATAAGGAAGTTAGAGTACGTTTTGCTCCCAGCCCAACGGGAGCCCTTCATATAGGTGGTGTCAGAACTGCCCTTTATAATTACCTGTTTGCCCGTAAAAGCGGAGGTAAGATGCTCCTTCGTATAGAGGACACGGACCAGACGAGATATGTGCCGGGAACGGAGGAGTATATCATGGAAGCGCTGGACTGGCTGGGCATTAAAATGGATGAGGGCATCAAAGAGGGGGGCGAGTATGGTCCATATCGCCAGAGTGAGCGGAAAGAGCATTACCGCCAGTATGCAGAAAAGCTTGTTGAAGAAGGAAATGCCTACTATGCATTTGATACACCTGAGGAGTTGGATGCAATGCGTGAGCGGCTAAAGGCGGCCCGTGTGGATCAGCCTCAGTATAACGCGATCACGCGTACGACAATGAAAAACTCTCTTACGCTGTCTGCTGAAGAGGTAAAGCAGCGTATCGATTCTGGTGAGCCTTATGTGATCAGACTGAAGGTGCCTAAGAAGGAGGAAGTCCGCCTGAATGATATGGTTAGAGGATGGGTGATGGTCCACTCTACTGCTATAGATGACAAGATCCTGATGAAGTCTGACGGAATGCCTACTTATCACCTGGCGAACGTGGTGGATGACCATATGATGGGCATCACGCATGTGATACGCGGTGAGGAGTGGCTCCCCAGTGCACCACTGCACGTACTACTGTACCGTTTTCTTGGCTGGGAGGATAGCATGCCACAGTTTGCTCATTTGCCTCTTATACTAAAGCCTGATGGTAACGGTAAGCTGAGCAAGCGTGATGCTGAAAAACATGGGTTCCCTATATTTCCTCTGGAATGGACGGAGCCTGAAACAGGTGAAAAGGTAGAGGGCTTCCGCGAGTTTGGGTTTTTACCAGAGGCATCTATCAACTTCCTGGCATTTTTGGGTTGGAACCCAGGTACGGAACAGGAAATATTCTCTATGGATGAGTTGATTGAAGCTTTTTCCATCGAGCGAATAGGCAAATCGGGTACAAAGTTTGACATTGATAAGGCTAAGTGGTATAACGAACAGTACATCAAAACCAAGTCTGGTGAGCAACTGGCGGGGTACCTTCGCGAAAGCCTGAACCAGGAAGGAATTGAGGCATCTGATGAGCGGATAATCAGGGTTTGTGAAATAATGAAGGAGCGTGTAACGTTCCCCGGCCAGTTCTGGACAGATGCCAAATTTTTATTCGTCACCCCTGATTCTTATGATGAGAAAGTGGTGAAGAAAAAGTGGACGGATGAAGCAGTCCTGGCTCTGACTGAATATAAGAAGGCCCTGGCAGATGTGGATAATCTCACTCCTGAGACGGCCAAAAGTGTGCTTACTGAGACACTGGAAAAAAACAATATAAAGATGGGCCGGGTTATGCAAGCAGTACGACTGGCCATTACCGGGAAGGGTGCGGGGCCTGACCTTATGGATATTATTTCTATCCTGGGTAAGGATGAAGTGATTCTGAGAATTGATAACGCACTGTCTAAACTGGAGGGCCAGGTCATCTCTAAATAA
- a CDS encoding class I SAM-dependent methyltransferase, with protein MKDLFSGHAKDYATYRPGYPEELYAFIFSQCPGLNRVWDCGTGNGQAAIKLAKTFREVEATDISRQQLSNAVAAENIHYHVNQAEETSFEDKSFDLITVAQALHWFDFSGFFREVSRVCKKDGLLACWGYELLNIDEETDAVIHRFYASLEPYWQPERKHIESCYASIPFPYEMNTRHFTQKEDWNLSGLCNYLNTWSAVKKAAKETGRELVEEVRKELSATWPEDEIRGVTFPVFLLYGHPNS; from the coding sequence GTGAAAGACTTGTTTTCCGGCCATGCAAAAGATTATGCGACGTACCGGCCTGGCTACCCGGAGGAGTTATACGCGTTTATTTTTTCTCAATGTCCAGGGTTAAACCGGGTGTGGGACTGTGGGACAGGTAACGGGCAGGCGGCTATCAAGCTAGCTAAAACATTCAGAGAGGTGGAAGCTACCGACATCAGCCGGCAGCAACTATCCAATGCTGTTGCTGCAGAAAATATTCACTACCATGTGAACCAGGCCGAGGAGACGAGTTTTGAAGATAAGTCGTTTGATCTGATTACAGTGGCTCAGGCCCTGCATTGGTTTGATTTCTCCGGGTTCTTCAGGGAAGTGTCCAGGGTTTGCAAAAAGGATGGGCTGCTGGCTTGCTGGGGTTATGAGCTACTGAATATAGATGAAGAAACTGATGCTGTCATTCACAGATTTTATGCATCACTTGAACCGTACTGGCAGCCTGAGAGGAAGCACATAGAATCTTGTTATGCATCTATCCCGTTTCCCTATGAAATGAATACCCGGCACTTTACTCAAAAAGAGGATTGGAACCTTAGCGGCTTATGCAACTACCTGAACACATGGTCTGCGGTAAAGAAGGCTGCAAAGGAAACAGGCAGGGAACTGGTGGAGGAAGTCAGAAAGGAACTCTCTGCTACCTGGCCGGAGGATGAGATACGCGGGGTTACCTTTCCGGTATTCCTGCTCTACGGACACCCAAATAGCTAG